TTCACCTCTAAGGTAAGCCTTAACCTCTTTACTAACCATTTTATATCTTTCACCAGTTGCAATATTTACTACTGCCTGTGTACCAACAATTTGGCTCATTGGTGTCACTAATGGTGGATATCCCAGTTCTGCTCTAACTTTTGGTACTTCTAGCAAAGTCTCCTCGAGTTTTTCTAGCATCTTCATCTGTTTCATCTGGGTTCTCATATTAGAAAGCATACCACCAGGAATCTGATATATTAATACCTCTGGATCAATATCTTTATCTGTCATATTTTCTTTTAAGTTATTTCTAATCTCTTTAAAATACTGATTTACTTCGCTGATTAACTCTAAATCAAGTCCTGTGTCATATTCTGTATCAGCAAAAGTAGCTACCATAGTCTCTGTAGCTGGTTGAGAAGTCCCCAGCGCCAATGTAGAAAGAGCACAGTCAATTACATCTACTCCAGCTTCTACACCTTTCAAATATGTCATAGCAGCTAATCCACTTGTATAATGATTGTGAAGTTGAATTGGAATACCTAATTCTTCTTTCAAGGTAGCAATCAATTCTGTTGCTTCATATGGTTTTAACAGACCAGCCATATCTTTAATACACAAGGAATCCGCACCCATCTTTTTTAAGTTCTTTGATGTTCTTACATAGTGTGCTACATCATGAACAGGACTATTTGTATAAACTATACAAGCTTGGGCATGAGCTCCACTTTTCTTAACAGCTTCAATAGCAACTTTCATATTTCTACTGTCATTTAAAGCGTCAAAGATTCTAAAAATATCAATTCCATTTTTAACAGCTAATCTTACAAATGATTGAACCACGTCATCTGGATAATGTTTATAAGCAACAATATTTTGCCCACGTAACAACATTTGAAATGGTGTATTAGGCATTTTCTCTTTTAATAATCTTAAACGTTCCCAGGGATCTTCATTTAAATAACGCATAGCACTATCGAAAGTTGCCCCACCCCACATCTCTACAGAGTGGTATCCAATTTTATCAATTTTTTCAGCTATCGGCAACATATCTTCTGTGGACATTCTTGTAGCAAGTAAGGATTGATGCGCATCACGTAATATTGTTTCAGTTACTTTAACTTTTTTCGCCATATTATCCTCTCCTTAATATCATTTTCCTTCTCATTATGCAAATAATGATAATAAAGTACCAGCAGCTAATGCTGAACCAATAACCCCTGCTACATTAGGTCCCATCGCATGCATTAACAAGAAATTACTAGGATTCTCTTCACTACCTACCTTTTGCACCACTCTCGCTGCCATAGGAACAGCAGAAACACCAGCAGCACCAATAAGTGGATTAACTTTTCCACCAGTAAATTTATACATTAATTTGCCAAACAAAGTACCTGCAGCGGTACCTACAGCAAAAGCTAAAAGTCCTAAAAGAATAATTTTTATCGTTGAAGCAGCTAAAAAGCTTTCTGCTTGTGCTGCAGCCCCAACAGTTAAGCCGAGGAAAATAGTAACAATATTTAATAGTGAATTTTGTATAGTGTCAACTAATCTACCAACAACACCTGACTCCCTCATTAAATTACCCAACATTAAGGAACCAACCAAAGGTGCTGATGATGGTAACACCATAATTGTAAAAGTAGCCACTATTACTGGGAATAAAATCTTTTCCAGTTTAGAAACAGGTCTTAACTGTTCCATCTTTACTGCTCTTTCTTCTTCTGTAGTTAAAGCCTTCATAATCGGTGGTTGAATAATTGGTACTAAAGCCATATATGAATAAGCTGCAATTGCAATAGGACCTAATAAATGCGGTGCAACCTGAGAAGATAAAAAGATAGCAGTCGGGCCATCAGCTCCCCCAATGATGCCTATAGCTCCAGCTTCCTGTAGAGAAAAACCAAGAAAAAGTGCTCCTATAAACGTGAAATATATCCCAAACTGAGCAGCTGCTCCTAAAAGCAGACTCTTAGGATTAGCGATTAAAGGTCCAAAATCTGTCATAGCACCAATTCCTACAAAAATCAAGGGTGGATAAATTCCTAATTTAACACCCACATATAAAAAGTCAAGTAAACCACCTTGATTTACAAGCTCTTGTACATTTAAAGTATCGCCCATAAATAATTCCGGATGATATATACCAGAAAGGGGTAAGTTGGTTAATAAAACACCAAAAGCAATTGGCAATAACAATAATGGTTCATACTCCTTTTTAATAGCTAAATAAAAAAGTACAAAGGCTATTGCTATCATAATCAATTCTCTAAAAGATATATTTATAAATCCTGTTTCAGAAATAAATTTTAAAACACTATCAATCACAAATAGCCCCCCTAAATAATCACAGCCAAGACATCATCGGTATCTACATTTTCTCCTGTCGAAACATATATATCACCTATAGTACCGTCAGTTGGCGCAGTAATTTCATTTTCCATTTTCATAGCTTCTAGAATAAATATAACATCACCTACAGAAACCTGGTCTCCCTTATTTACCTTAACTGTAATAGTACCTGGTAATGGCGCTAATATATCATCACCTTCTACCTTTTCATTAGCAGGAGCAGGACTGTTATTCTCAACAACAGTTTCGTTGGATACTGCTTTTTCTTCAGACTGTTTCTCAGCTCCATCTACAGCCTCTACTTCTACTTCATATAAATTTCCATTAACTTTTACTTTAAATTTTTTCACAATACAAAACCCCTTTCCGAAATATTAAGAAAATATATATAGATATCAAAGCATTTCAAGTATTTTCTTTAATACTTTTGAAAACACTATAATTTTCTCATTTAATTTCATTTTACCCTAAACATATTTTTAATTTAATATCTAAAATATAGATAAAAATACAATTAATGACTAATTAATAGCATTAATACTTACTATTGTTTCATTTTCATCTAATATCTCTGTCATCACTGCAGTGATAACTGAAATTTCCTCTTCTAGTCTTTTAACTTGAATATTGTCATTTTTTTGCTTAGCAGCTGTAACTTTAACCTTCTCTTTTCCAGGTGTTTTTTCTTCTTTGTACAAAAATGCACTAAATAGCTTTAACAATATCATCATGGACACAAGAACAAAAAACACTAACCCCATTCCAATAATTGTTACCTGTAATCCCTCTCGTAAGATATCCACTTTACTGTAATAAGACCTCCTTTCGACAAATGCTAATTTAAGTATTTAAAAATTATATCTTATCAATCACTGCGATTATAACACTTTTCTAAAACCATTTCAAGATAAAAAAGAAGTATTTTTATTCTTTCTATAAATCCTTTATTTTTATATATGTATATAAGTATTCTTGTATATAATTTTTACCTTAAAAAGGGAAAAATCTCTAAAGCAAACCACTTTGCTCTAGAGATTTTTATGTGAAAATTATTAATCACTTACTCTTATTGTCAATAAATTATTCGATAGCTAACTGCCACTAAGAAAATACTTTATTTACTAGATTTAGTTACGAAGGCTATGAATTGGTGCTGGAATCCTTCCACCTCTATTTATGAAGTCCTTACTTGAATATTTACTTATTTTCATAACTGGTGCCCGGCCAAGAAGCCCCCCATACTCAACACTATCCCCTACCTTTTTATCAGGAGCAGGAATAATTCTAACAGCTGTAGTCTTATTGTTAATTACACCAATAGCCATTTCATCGGCAATAATAGCTGATATAGTCTCAGCAGTAGTATCACCAGGAATAGCTATCATATCAAGACCCACAGAACAAACACAGGTCATTGCCTCTAATTTTTCTAAATTAAGAGCACCTTTTTCTACTGCTTCTATCATACCAGCATCTTCACTAACAGGAATAAAAGCACCACTCAAACCACCAACATGAGAAGAGGCCATTACACCGCCTTTTTTGACAGCATCATTTAACAAAGCCAGCGCTGCTGTAGTACCTGGTGCTCCACAATATTCAAGACCCATCTCTTCCAATATTCTAGCTACACTATCTCCAACTGCAGGTGTAGGAGCCAAGGATAAATCGACTATTCCAAAAGGAACACCTAATCTATCAGAAGCTTCTCTAGCCACTAATTGTCCCATACGGGTAATCTTGAAAGCTGTTTTTTTAATAGTCTCAGCTACCTGATCAAAAGGTTCACCTTTTATGCCTTCAAGCGCAGCCTTTACTGTTCCGGGACCACTTATACCTACATTTATCACAGACTCTGGCTCACCGACACCATGAAAAGCCCCGGCCATAAAAGGATTGTCCTCTGGGACATTTGCAAAAACTACTAGTTTAGCACAGCCTAATCCATCTCTGTCAGCTGTTAATTCTGCTGCCTTTTTTATCACTTTCCCCATCTCAGCTACAGCATCCATATTTATACCAGATTTAGTCGTACCCACATTTACAGAAGCACAAACCCTTTCAGTAACTGCTAAGGCCTCCGGTAAAGAGGAAATTAATCTCCTGTCACCTTTTGTATAACCTTTATGTACTAAAGCTGAAAAACCTCCAATAAAATCTACACCTACTTCTTTAGCTGCTCTATCAAGTGTTTCCGCATAAGGGACAAGATTTTCTTCATTGCTGGCTTCTACTACCATTGACATTGGTGTAACAGAAACCCTCTTGTTAATGATTGGAATATCATACTTCAACTCTATATCCTTTGCAACCTGGACTAGATTACCAGCATATCTGGAAATTTTATCGTAGATTTTTTCTCTTGCAATTTTGCCATCTGAATGACTGCAATCACGAAGAGAAATCCCCATTGTAATCGTTCTTATATCTAGTTTCTCTTCTTCTAACATTCTTATTGTTTCCATTATTTCATAAGGATTTATCATCTATACTTTCACTTCCTCTTTTTATTCTAAAATTTCTCTTCTTTTCTTTTTCAGAAAATGTAGCAGAAGCTACTTTCCACACTCCTAAGCTAGGAATATATCTTATATTCTGTGCATTGAACGGAAGATATCTTCATGCTGAAGTTTTATTGAAAGCCCCAACTCTCCGCCAATTTTATTCAAACTATCTTTTAACTCATCAAGAGGTAAATCTGTATTTTCTAAATCAACGAGCATCATCATTGTAAAATATTCTCCAAGTATAGTTTGACTGATATCAAGTATATTAACATGATTATCCGCTAAAACATTACTTACTTTTGCTATAATACCTATCTTATCCATTCCAATAACAGTTATAATTGCCTGCATTTATATACACCCTTTCTTTTTTGTTTTTATTTCTATATGTTTACTTATACTTAACCTAATCTTGTATTAAAATTACTTTCAAATTATAATTATACCATAGCTTGTACAAATTGTGAACCTTCGATTATATACTCAAATAAAAGCATTGTAATAATCCCGGTTAAAACTGTCAGAAAAATGCTCTTTTTATATATAGCAACTATAAATGTGGGGATTGCTGCTAATAAGCTAATATTATTTAGACTTAAATACAAGCCCCCATCTGTCATCAACAAAGCTGGCGCTAGTAAAGAAGCTAATATAGCCGCTGGAATATATTTTAACCAAGCAATAACAATATCAGGTATTTGCATGCGGGAAAGAATAGCCAGCGGTATTACTCTTGGCAAATACGTCACAAATAACATAAAAGCAATCATTAAATAATAATTATTCACTGCCTATACCCTCCCTTAAATTTACTTCTTTATTTGTTTTCCTTTTCTCTAAAAATACACCACAAGTAGCTGCAATAATAGTAGCTAATATTATATTCCAGTTAGCTGGTAAATAATATACAAATAATAATGATAAAATCGCAGAAATGATAGCTACAAGAATATCTAATCTTTTACTAATCTGCATTACCAGTAATACTATAAACATTGCTGGTAAAACAAAATCTAAAGCAGGTATATCAGCAACAGGGATAATATTCCCAATAGCAGCACCCAGATATGAACTTAAAACCCAGGAAAAATATGCTGTTATTCCAAGTCCAAGATAAAAGAAATCTTTATGTTCATACTCAGAAATACTGGCCATTCCCACTGCAAAAGATTCATCTGTAATAATAAATCCAAGAAAAGGCAAGAACTTTTTATCACTCTTTTTAAAATGAAGACTTAAAGAGGCACTCATCAGAAAATGACGTAAGTTTACTAAAAAAGTCATCATAATAATAGCCAAAGCAGCAGAATTAGCAGCAATCATCTCGACAGCTATTAACTGAGAAGAGCCAGCAAAGACAAAGATAGACATTAGCACTGTTTCTAATATATCTAAGCCAGAATTTCTAGCCAGTATTCCATAAGCCATACCAATAGGCAAATAACCAAGTACAATTGGCAAAGCAGCTTTTATTCCAGATTTGAAATCTTTAATTTTTCCCATTTGCATTTCATCCTTTAAGTAGTTTTGATATCTATATATTTATTATACATTCACAAGCTATTTCCTCTATTTTATGAGATTATAAGTAATTAGGCAAGCACGAGTTTTCTTGTTAATAATCAAAAGTCACCCAAGTTAACTTAGGTGACTTTTGATTATTAAGCTCTACTTATGAATCATCATTAGAAAATTCTATAGAATCAATCATATAATTAATAATATTAATATTATCATCAAAATTTTCTTCTAAATCCTCATATTTTATAATCACTACATTATCGCTATATACAGTATTTACCCCTTTGGTTTTACGCCATAAAATCGTTCTTTCTAAACCTAATAATATATCTATATCTTCAATTATTTGATCATCATGTAAAAAGTCATTTTCTAATAATAATTTTTTTACTTCTTCCAAATCTTCTACACTTACATTATTAATATATTCATTCCAATCTTCATATTTACTCATATAATCTTCTATGTCAGCATAAATATCAGAAAAATTTAATAAATCCACATAAATGTCTAATGCATGAAAATTATCTTTATATATAATTTCTATCGCTGAAGTATCCCATATCTTTACTTCTTCAAATGATATCACTTCAAAAATATGTTTCTTTACACCTAACTCATTTTCCAAATTGAGTATATCATCTTGTAGTTCGTCCTTAATTTCATCATATATTTCTTCCGCTGATCGATCTTGATCAATTGCTTCTATAATTATACTAAAATCAAAATCATCCTCTTCAAAATTTAAACTAATTTTATTACCATATAAATTTTCTCTATATTCCCATTCTGCAGGATACCTCATACTAAAATAATCATTACTATATTCTTCCCAAACCACCT
This genomic stretch from Halanaerobiaceae bacterium ANBcell28 harbors:
- a CDS encoding biotin/lipoyl-containing protein, which codes for MKKFKVKVNGNLYEVEVEAVDGAEKQSEEKAVSNETVVENNSPAPANEKVEGDDILAPLPGTITVKVNKGDQVSVGDVIFILEAMKMENEITAPTDGTIGDIYVSTGENVDTDDVLAVII
- a CDS encoding AzlC family ABC transporter permease; the encoded protein is MGKIKDFKSGIKAALPIVLGYLPIGMAYGILARNSGLDILETVLMSIFVFAGSSQLIAVEMIAANSAALAIIMMTFLVNLRHFLMSASLSLHFKKSDKKFLPFLGFIITDESFAVGMASISEYEHKDFFYLGLGITAYFSWVLSSYLGAAIGNIIPVADIPALDFVLPAMFIVLLVMQISKRLDILVAIISAILSLLFVYYLPANWNIILATIIAATCGVFLEKRKTNKEVNLREGIGSE
- a CDS encoding sodium ion-translocating decarboxylase subunit beta, with the translated sequence MIDSVLKFISETGFINISFRELIMIAIAFVLFYLAIKKEYEPLLLLPIAFGVLLTNLPLSGIYHPELFMGDTLNVQELVNQGGLLDFLYVGVKLGIYPPLIFVGIGAMTDFGPLIANPKSLLLGAAAQFGIYFTFIGALFLGFSLQEAGAIGIIGGADGPTAIFLSSQVAPHLLGPIAIAAYSYMALVPIIQPPIMKALTTEEERAVKMEQLRPVSKLEKILFPVIVATFTIMVLPSSAPLVGSLMLGNLMRESGVVGRLVDTIQNSLLNIVTIFLGLTVGAAAQAESFLAASTIKIILLGLLAFAVGTAAGTLFGKLMYKFTGGKVNPLIGAAGVSAVPMAARVVQKVGSEENPSNFLLMHAMGPNVAGVIGSALAAGTLLSLFA
- a CDS encoding OadG family protein produces the protein MDILREGLQVTIIGMGLVFFVLVSMMILLKLFSAFLYKEEKTPGKEKVKVTAAKQKNDNIQVKRLEEEISVITAVMTEILDENETIVSINAIN
- a CDS encoding ACT domain-containing protein; this translates as MQAIITVIGMDKIGIIAKVSNVLADNHVNILDISQTILGEYFTMMMLVDLENTDLPLDELKDSLNKIGGELGLSIKLQHEDIFRSMHRI
- a CDS encoding AzlD domain-containing protein; translated protein: MNNYYLMIAFMLFVTYLPRVIPLAILSRMQIPDIVIAWLKYIPAAILASLLAPALLMTDGGLYLSLNNISLLAAIPTFIVAIYKKSIFLTVLTGIITMLLFEYIIEGSQFVQAMV
- a CDS encoding pyruvate carboxylase subunit B is translated as MAKKVKVTETILRDAHQSLLATRMSTEDMLPIAEKIDKIGYHSVEMWGGATFDSAMRYLNEDPWERLRLLKEKMPNTPFQMLLRGQNIVAYKHYPDDVVQSFVRLAVKNGIDIFRIFDALNDSRNMKVAIEAVKKSGAHAQACIVYTNSPVHDVAHYVRTSKNLKKMGADSLCIKDMAGLLKPYEATELIATLKEELGIPIQLHNHYTSGLAAMTYLKGVEAGVDVIDCALSTLALGTSQPATETMVATFADTEYDTGLDLELISEVNQYFKEIRNNLKENMTDKDIDPEVLIYQIPGGMLSNMRTQMKQMKMLEKLEETLLEVPKVRAELGYPPLVTPMSQIVGTQAVVNIATGERYKMVSKEVKAYLRGEYGTAPGEIDPAFREKWLGKDAEVITHRPADDLEPMMDKATQELKEKGYYRSEEDVLSYILFPNVAEEFFKNRN
- a CDS encoding PFL family protein is translated as MINPYEIMETIRMLEEEKLDIRTITMGISLRDCSHSDGKIAREKIYDKISRYAGNLVQVAKDIELKYDIPIINKRVSVTPMSMVVEASNEENLVPYAETLDRAAKEVGVDFIGGFSALVHKGYTKGDRRLISSLPEALAVTERVCASVNVGTTKSGINMDAVAEMGKVIKKAAELTADRDGLGCAKLVVFANVPEDNPFMAGAFHGVGEPESVINVGISGPGTVKAALEGIKGEPFDQVAETIKKTAFKITRMGQLVAREASDRLGVPFGIVDLSLAPTPAVGDSVARILEEMGLEYCGAPGTTAALALLNDAVKKGGVMASSHVGGLSGAFIPVSEDAGMIEAVEKGALNLEKLEAMTCVCSVGLDMIAIPGDTTAETISAIIADEMAIGVINNKTTAVRIIPAPDKKVGDSVEYGGLLGRAPVMKISKYSSKDFINRGGRIPAPIHSLRN